The Apibacter raozihei genome contains a region encoding:
- the dapB gene encoding 4-hydroxy-tetrahydrodipicolinate reductase — MRKLKICVAGATGWAASELCKQMVKTPDMEIVSAISRKNASGNLDSILNLNTGVNIPIFSTIEEALNISCNVLIDYTSPEIVKHNVLAALNKGVNVVIGTSGLSDNDYENIQKAAEDNNKSVLAVGNFAISVVLLNKFAELAANYMNYWEIIDYASDKKIDSPSGSALELAYRLSKHGKSKKTVQINNTQGIKETRGADMGGTQVHSVRLPGYVISLETIFGMEDEKLILRHEAGSSAKPYVAGALLAVRRVNSFTGLRRGLDTVMDF; from the coding sequence ATGAGAAAATTAAAAATATGTGTAGCAGGAGCAACTGGTTGGGCAGCTTCTGAATTATGTAAACAAATGGTAAAAACACCTGACATGGAAATCGTTTCAGCAATTTCCAGAAAAAATGCTTCAGGTAATTTAGACAGCATTTTAAACTTAAATACAGGAGTTAATATACCGATTTTTTCAACAATTGAAGAGGCTCTGAATATTTCTTGCAATGTTCTTATTGATTATACTTCACCTGAAATTGTAAAGCATAATGTTTTGGCAGCATTAAATAAAGGTGTTAATGTAGTAATAGGAACTTCTGGTCTTTCAGATAATGATTATGAAAATATACAAAAAGCTGCAGAAGATAATAATAAATCTGTATTAGCAGTAGGAAATTTTGCTATCAGTGTCGTATTATTAAACAAATTTGCTGAATTAGCTGCTAATTATATGAATTATTGGGAAATCATTGATTATGCAAGCGATAAAAAAATTGATTCGCCCAGTGGTAGTGCATTGGAATTAGCTTATAGACTTTCCAAGCATGGGAAATCTAAAAAAACTGTACAAATTAATAATACTCAAGGAATAAAAGAAACAAGAGGAGCTGATATGGGAGGTACTCAGGTACATTCCGTAAGATTACCCGGTTATGTAATATCGCTGGAAACTATTTTTGGTATGGAAGATGAAAAGCTTATTTTAAGACATGAAGCAGGAAGTAGTGCAAAACCTTATGTAGCAGGGGCCTTACTAGCTGTTCGTAGAGTAAATTCTTTCACAGGTCTCAGAAGAGGATTGGATACTGTTATGGATTTCTGA
- a CDS encoding ATP-grasp domain-containing protein has product MKTAVLYQFSSPPEKNGIIKPLKKGGYADSGADIAYALKINKIPVITPVNFANPRIDLDWVFPDTFSGIAEAIDLGAEVLWLNTVLYQGHPIEDFLKSVKVVGQLPEIVDKYDDKYLTNHWLKKYDLPIPYSHLLNRNFNKENIPSELNYPVILKPVRGRGSQGVTKIDNKEELWETASSLFKSGIYGDYMYLEEFLSGEELTITVMPPGSYIIENQKLDLPNYWSLPPVKRFNHEKGVAPYNGVVAVMSNSKILTKGEIQEPKIQMLCKQCEKAAELIEARAPIRVDCRANKNGNYFLFDVNLKPNMTGAGRPNREEQDSLTMLAAKGIGWTYPDLLINMLNQCW; this is encoded by the coding sequence TTGAAAACAGCAGTACTTTATCAGTTTTCTTCTCCGCCCGAAAAAAATGGAATTATTAAGCCGCTAAAGAAAGGAGGTTATGCAGATAGTGGAGCAGATATAGCTTACGCATTAAAAATAAATAAAATTCCGGTCATAACTCCCGTTAATTTTGCTAATCCTAGAATAGATTTAGACTGGGTTTTTCCGGATACATTTTCTGGTATCGCAGAAGCAATTGACTTAGGTGCTGAAGTTTTATGGTTAAATACGGTATTGTATCAAGGTCATCCAATAGAAGACTTTTTAAAAAGTGTAAAAGTAGTTGGACAATTACCTGAAATTGTTGATAAATATGATGATAAATACTTAACTAATCATTGGCTGAAAAAATACGATTTACCGATTCCTTATTCCCATTTATTAAACAGAAATTTTAACAAAGAAAATATTCCATCTGAACTGAATTATCCTGTAATACTAAAGCCTGTTAGAGGCAGGGGCAGTCAGGGGGTTACAAAGATTGATAACAAGGAAGAATTATGGGAAACAGCAAGCTCTCTTTTTAAAAGTGGAATATATGGTGATTATATGTATCTGGAAGAATTTTTATCAGGAGAAGAATTAACAATAACTGTTATGCCTCCTGGAAGTTATATTATTGAAAATCAAAAATTAGACCTACCAAATTATTGGAGTTTGCCACCGGTAAAAAGATTTAATCATGAAAAAGGAGTCGCTCCATATAATGGAGTTGTTGCAGTAATGTCAAACAGTAAAATTTTGACAAAAGGAGAAATTCAGGAGCCAAAAATACAGATGTTATGTAAGCAATGTGAAAAAGCTGCGGAACTTATTGAAGCAAGAGCTCCCATAAGAGTAGATTGTAGAGCCAATAAAAATGGTAATTATTTTTTGTTTGATGTTAATTTAAAACCAAACATGACAGGTGCCGGTAGGCCTAACAGAGAAGAGCAGGACAGCTTAACTATGTTGGCAGCCAAAGGGATTGGCTGGACGTACCCGGATTTATTAATAAATATGCTTAACCAATGCTGGTAA
- a CDS encoding alpha/beta fold hydrolase, with amino-acid sequence MSIQSLETMTTTLSWKSISYEQIGEGVPIVFLHGIPLDRRALKNPMEDSLKNINGYKRIYLDLPGMGQSGKINRVYSSDDMVEILNEFITDVIGDAKFLLVGQSYGAYLSLGLLLKNVNSINGVFLICPCTVPDRSKRILPVKKELDWSNPFINKYKKEETFVDYLNFTEVRNEQTWKKYQEDIIPGMKIADLEFINQLQATGYEYTYHNELKNLKFRKPSTILTGSQDACVGFEDAFKLTPNFEHLTFSVLDNTGHNLQIEHPELLKVYFKDWISRVEKN; translated from the coding sequence ATGTCAATTCAATCATTAGAAACAATGACAACAACACTAAGTTGGAAATCAATAAGCTATGAACAAATAGGAGAAGGAGTACCTATTGTTTTTTTGCATGGGATTCCATTAGACAGAAGAGCATTAAAAAATCCAATGGAAGATTCTTTAAAAAATATTAATGGCTATAAGCGAATATATTTGGATTTGCCGGGCATGGGACAGTCCGGAAAAATTAATAGAGTTTATAGCTCGGATGACATGGTGGAAATTTTAAATGAATTTATAACAGATGTTATAGGTGATGCTAAATTTTTACTCGTAGGTCAATCCTATGGAGCCTATTTGTCTTTAGGCTTATTGCTTAAAAATGTAAATAGTATAAATGGTGTTTTTTTGATATGTCCTTGTACAGTTCCGGATAGATCAAAACGTATTCTCCCCGTTAAAAAGGAGTTAGATTGGAGTAATCCATTTATAAATAAGTATAAAAAAGAAGAAACGTTTGTTGATTATCTGAATTTCACAGAAGTCAGAAATGAACAAACTTGGAAAAAATATCAGGAAGATATTATACCCGGAATGAAAATTGCAGATTTAGAGTTTATAAACCAATTACAGGCAACGGGTTACGAATATACTTATCATAATGAATTGAAAAATTTAAAATTCAGAAAACCTTCAACAATTCTTACAGGAAGTCAGGATGCTTGTGTAGGATTTGAAGACGCTTTTAAGCTCACTCCTAATTTTGAACATTTAACCTTTTCAGTATTAGATAATACAGGGCATAATTTACAAATTGAACATCCTGAACTACTGAAGGTTTATTTTAAGGATTGGATTTCAAGGGTTGAAAAAAATTAA
- a CDS encoding ABC transporter permease, giving the protein MSFTWFISKKIAFSKSNKNNLSQIIIRIGQTAVAIGIIVSVITLAIGLGSKKAIKQKMADFNGHITIRSYDSNNSFNSSRLNKKNVLIDKITGNPEVSNVQEYATKSGVIRTEVSFAGVILKGVTDDFDKERFKEFIVKGSIPEFTKDKLSNDVILSEKISKEMKLDVNSSFVMFFVRENQNPIYRRFTVKGIFRTDIKQIDDVFVIGDIQHIQKLNHWESEDIGGYDIFIKDIENLDEIFPQIEEFAGYNNFAEKATTTFSQINDWIQIFDTNIFIILAIMMVVVVINIIMVLLILIIERINSIGMLKTLGASNKQIRKIFVNYTLFIMMPGLIIGNIIAISLLYIQKYFEIIKLNPENYYVSTVPVYINFIHIIIISISAIIISGLVLLLPSYLISKISPIKAIKFQ; this is encoded by the coding sequence TTGAGTTTCACCTGGTTCATATCTAAGAAAATTGCTTTTTCCAAAAGTAATAAAAATAATCTATCACAAATTATAATTCGAATAGGGCAGACTGCAGTAGCCATAGGAATCATAGTTTCTGTAATAACTCTTGCAATCGGATTAGGATCTAAAAAAGCTATCAAACAAAAAATGGCTGACTTTAATGGTCATATAACCATTAGAAGTTATGATAGCAATAATTCTTTTAACAGTTCAAGGTTAAATAAAAAGAATGTTCTTATAGATAAAATTACAGGTAATCCCGAAGTATCAAACGTTCAGGAGTATGCTACCAAAAGCGGAGTAATACGTACAGAAGTTAGTTTCGCAGGAGTTATCCTTAAAGGTGTTACTGATGATTTTGATAAAGAACGTTTCAAAGAATTTATAGTAAAGGGAAGTATTCCGGAATTTACTAAAGATAAGCTTAGCAATGATGTAATTCTCTCGGAAAAAATATCCAAAGAAATGAAACTGGATGTTAATTCCTCATTCGTTATGTTCTTTGTCAGAGAAAACCAAAATCCTATTTACAGACGTTTTACCGTAAAAGGTATATTTCGTACAGATATCAAACAAATTGATGATGTTTTTGTAATAGGTGATATACAACATATTCAGAAATTGAACCATTGGGAGTCCGAAGATATAGGTGGTTACGATATATTTATCAAAGATATTGAGAATCTGGATGAAATATTTCCACAAATTGAAGAATTTGCCGGTTATAACAATTTTGCAGAGAAAGCTACTACTACTTTTTCACAAATTAATGACTGGATACAAATATTTGATACCAATATATTCATTATACTGGCAATTATGATGGTTGTTGTTGTTATAAATATTATTATGGTTCTTCTTATTTTAATTATAGAAAGAATAAATTCTATTGGAATGTTAAAAACACTTGGAGCTTCTAATAAGCAGATACGAAAAATATTTGTAAACTATACACTTTTCATTATGATGCCTGGATTGATCATAGGTAACATCATAGCAATATCATTGCTATATATTCAAAAATATTTTGAAATTATAAAGTTAAATCCTGAAAACTATTACGTGAGTACGGTACCTGTTTATATTAACTTTATTCATATAATTATCATTTCAATTTCAGCAATTATCATTAGTGGATTAGTGCTTTTGTTGCCTTCCTACTTGATATCTAAAATTTCACCTATAAAAGCTATTAAATTTCAGTAA
- a CDS encoding DUF2461 domain-containing protein → MLHKKTLEFLKSLKKNNNREWFSENKDWYETSRLDFENLVKDLQIGLSELDITIKYLNPKKCIFRIYRDIRFSPDKTPYKNYMSAVFSEIKNSGYYLHIEPGKSFLTCGHYMLPPEQIKKIRKGIYDDFESFREIVENKNFIKEFGGITKDETILKRVPNGFDKEHPSSEYLKFKNFYVTKSITDQQVLDTHFVTLAVSVYTNMQPFNDYINNLILD, encoded by the coding sequence ATGTTACATAAAAAAACGTTAGAGTTTTTAAAATCTTTAAAAAAAAATAATAATCGCGAGTGGTTTTCAGAAAATAAAGATTGGTACGAAACGTCTCGCTTAGATTTTGAAAATTTAGTTAAAGATTTACAAATCGGACTATCTGAACTAGATATCACAATAAAATATTTAAATCCTAAAAAATGTATATTTCGTATATATAGAGATATCCGTTTTTCACCAGATAAAACACCTTATAAAAATTATATGAGTGCTGTATTTAGTGAAATTAAAAACTCAGGATATTATTTACATATTGAACCCGGTAAAAGTTTTCTTACATGCGGTCACTATATGTTGCCACCAGAGCAGATAAAAAAAATAAGAAAAGGAATATATGATGATTTTGAATCTTTTAGGGAAATAGTGGAAAATAAAAATTTTATCAAAGAATTTGGAGGTATAACTAAAGATGAAACTATTCTTAAAAGAGTTCCCAATGGTTTCGATAAAGAACATCCCTCCTCCGAGTATCTCAAATTTAAAAATTTCTATGTAACTAAATCTATTACAGATCAACAGGTACTGGATACTCATTTTGTTACGTTGGCTGTATCTGTCTACACAAATATGCAACCTTTCAATGATTACATAAATAATTTAATTCTTGATTAA
- a CDS encoding exo-beta-N-acetylmuramidase NamZ family protein: MNQVKLNSKNFFFKYTQLFSIFFCFCLISLSAQNTKSTKNTNETIITGAQQYEKYIPFLSDKKVGIVTNQTGILYVQNIYNNSDHPDMSEKSIKIDTISIVDFLLLKNIKIEKIFSPEHGFRGKADAGEQVKDEKDSKTNIHVISLYGKNKKPTTEQLKGVEIILFDLQDVGVRFYTYISTLHYVMEAAAENNIPVIVLDRPNPNAHYIDGPVLKQGFESFVGMHKVPVVYGMTIGEYALMINGEKWLKNKVSCDLTVIKLQNYNHKLKYSLPVNPSPNLRTDHAINLYPSLCFFEGTNVSVGRGTDFPFEMYGSPFNTAFTDEFIPQPNKGDKNPKYKGQICYGEDLRDEPFLSEINLEWLLTIYYNSTNSTNLPVGYSFFNKNLFFDKLAGTDLLRKQILARKSEQEIKLSWKKDLEDFKIVRSKYLLYPD, encoded by the coding sequence ATGAACCAGGTGAAACTCAACTCCAAAAATTTTTTTTTCAAATATACTCAATTGTTTAGTATTTTCTTTTGTTTTTGTTTGATTTCCTTATCCGCTCAGAATACAAAATCTACCAAGAACACAAATGAAACAATAATAACTGGGGCCCAACAGTATGAAAAATATATTCCTTTTCTCTCTGATAAAAAAGTTGGAATTGTAACGAATCAAACAGGAATTTTATATGTACAAAATATTTACAACAATTCGGATCATCCTGATATGAGTGAAAAATCTATAAAAATAGATACTATATCTATTGTAGACTTTCTTCTTTTAAAAAACATAAAAATTGAAAAAATATTTTCTCCAGAACATGGTTTTAGAGGAAAAGCTGATGCTGGAGAGCAGGTAAAGGATGAAAAAGATTCTAAAACCAATATCCACGTGATCTCATTATATGGAAAAAATAAAAAACCGACAACAGAACAACTTAAGGGGGTTGAAATAATTTTATTTGATCTGCAAGATGTAGGTGTACGCTTTTACACCTATATTTCTACTCTTCATTATGTAATGGAAGCTGCTGCTGAAAACAACATTCCTGTAATTGTTCTGGATAGACCTAATCCTAATGCTCACTATATTGACGGACCTGTCTTAAAACAAGGGTTTGAATCTTTTGTCGGGATGCATAAAGTACCCGTAGTTTATGGAATGACCATCGGAGAATATGCTTTAATGATTAATGGAGAAAAATGGCTGAAAAATAAAGTTTCTTGTGATTTAACCGTTATTAAACTACAAAATTATAATCATAAATTGAAATATTCATTACCTGTAAATCCTTCTCCTAATTTAAGAACAGATCATGCTATTAATTTATACCCCAGCTTATGTTTTTTCGAAGGAACTAATGTTAGTGTAGGACGAGGTACTGATTTTCCGTTTGAAATGTATGGTTCTCCTTTTAACACTGCTTTTACGGATGAGTTTATTCCTCAACCTAACAAGGGTGATAAAAATCCGAAATATAAGGGGCAAATTTGCTATGGTGAAGATTTAAGAGACGAGCCATTTCTTTCTGAAATAAATCTTGAATGGCTACTCACTATATATTATAATAGCACAAATAGCACCAATTTACCTGTCGGATATTCTTTTTTCAATAAAAATCTGTTTTTTGATAAACTTGCAGGTACAGACCTACTGAGAAAACAAATACTGGCAAGAAAATCTGAACAAGAAATTAAATTATCCTGGAAAAAAGATTTAGAAGATTTTAAAATTGTACGTTCTAAATATTTATTATATCCAGATTGA
- a CDS encoding VIT1/CCC1 transporter family protein → MKQKEKSVGVHVRHYVNRVGWLRAAVLGANDGIISTTSLVIGVASANADRGAIIVSAVAGLVAGAMSMAAGEYVSVSSQEDVEVSDLRREQKELDTIPDLELKELENIYIKRGLDEELAAKVARQLTEYNALEAHAREELGINDVSKAKPLQAALASLISFIIGGILPLLVSFLAPVSQMVTYQYIFALVFLILLGIIAAKTGGADIIRSLVRICIWGTLAMGITALIGSFFNIKG, encoded by the coding sequence ATGAAGCAGAAAGAAAAATCTGTTGGAGTTCACGTAAGACATTATGTGAATAGGGTAGGATGGTTACGCGCAGCAGTATTAGGTGCAAATGACGGAATAATATCAACAACTAGTTTAGTAATAGGTGTAGCATCTGCCAATGCGGATAGAGGGGCAATTATTGTGTCAGCTGTAGCTGGTCTGGTAGCGGGGGCTATGTCTATGGCAGCTGGCGAGTATGTTTCAGTAAGTTCTCAGGAAGATGTTGAAGTATCAGATTTAAGGAGAGAACAAAAAGAACTGGATACAATTCCGGATCTTGAGCTAAAAGAATTGGAAAATATATATATCAAAAGAGGATTGGATGAAGAGCTAGCCGCAAAAGTAGCACGTCAGTTAACTGAATATAATGCTTTAGAAGCTCATGCTAGAGAGGAGTTAGGAATCAATGACGTTAGTAAGGCAAAACCATTGCAAGCGGCTTTAGCTTCTTTAATTTCTTTTATCATTGGAGGAATTTTGCCATTATTGGTTTCGTTTTTAGCCCCTGTTTCACAAATGGTAACTTATCAATATATTTTTGCTCTCGTATTTTTGATATTATTAGGGATTATTGCGGCTAAAACCGGTGGTGCAGATATTATTAGAAGTTTAGTAAGAATATGTATCTGGGGAACATTAGCTATGGGGATAACAGCATTAATAGGCTCTTTTTTTAATATAAAAGGTTAA
- a CDS encoding DUF2339 domain-containing protein, whose protein sequence is MNKFESLTDKFEKLEDNLNKILSNTPVEDIEIKNNDNNQESMDGLKSDFHFDTASEIESFEPEKSEILNTDLADDKMPEIINQTIEQEIQHSNSELEGSVFYDINKDVVDNSKEETSKKTFKFEKLFGENILSKVGITTLVLGIAYFVKYAIDQNWIGVSGRVAIGMIVGIGIIGIAHKLRKKYLAFSALLAGGGISVFYITLTIAYREYMLFTQPTAFCLLIVVTLISVGLSLFYNERILAIFSLLGGFASPLLVSTGSGNYITLFSYIFILNSGMLILAYKKKWKIVSILSYVLTFVFYSFWLITSFRSENREGATVFSVLFFVQFYTLALIEFYKNIKFSPYQIVIVLSNNFILYLSLIYIYDLYPRDVKGLITMLMAVINVIPVFILLITKQKQSLFFQLLLGIVLAFITLAIPIQLKGTVITMFWGVESVIVFWLYKNTGINIFKKSFYLLIALSMLSLLKDYVNGYISDIFLNGIVNLDHFSIEYKTITISPIFITALFIILCLLIIKYMIKNCESVELNSQTLKIFGISNIKEWIINSIWFLGFIFPLSELTSQLYERYYAFPQIALLQGVYIYTYAAIYYFINRKKISKLSYIVLGGLVILYSVIYLLKVVSNSTDMIFYSPKFRLTLHLIHYLTIPLFIYLVKLFCNKNTNQNNEIPYWIVAVSSLIALSVEIDNTVLLKYSHTVLFDIHTIVYPIIWGISGLILIILGMKKNKVILRKISLALFGLIILKLYLYDIWQMSQTGKIISFILLGIILLCTSFLYQKLKILIKNEDESKSEETDLK, encoded by the coding sequence ATGAATAAATTTGAATCATTAACTGACAAATTTGAAAAGTTAGAAGATAATTTAAATAAAATCCTTAGTAATACACCGGTTGAAGATATTGAAATAAAGAACAACGATAACAACCAAGAATCAATGGATGGGTTGAAATCTGATTTTCATTTTGATACTGCTTCTGAGATAGAATCTTTTGAACCGGAAAAATCTGAAATTTTAAACACTGATCTTGCAGATGATAAAATGCCTGAAATTATAAATCAGACAATAGAGCAAGAAATCCAACATTCCAACTCTGAATTGGAAGGTTCTGTATTTTATGATATAAATAAAGATGTAGTTGATAATAGTAAAGAAGAGACTTCAAAGAAAACTTTCAAATTTGAAAAATTATTTGGTGAGAATATTTTGAGTAAGGTAGGAATAACAACCTTAGTGCTCGGAATTGCTTATTTTGTAAAGTATGCTATTGATCAGAACTGGATTGGAGTATCAGGACGTGTTGCAATTGGTATGATTGTAGGTATAGGAATTATAGGAATCGCACATAAACTAAGAAAAAAATATTTAGCTTTTTCAGCTTTACTCGCTGGGGGAGGAATATCTGTATTTTATATTACTCTAACCATAGCCTATAGGGAATATATGCTATTTACACAACCTACAGCCTTTTGTTTACTCATAGTAGTAACGCTTATTTCTGTAGGATTATCATTATTCTACAATGAGAGAATACTAGCAATATTTTCATTGCTCGGAGGGTTTGCCTCTCCGCTTTTAGTTAGTACAGGAAGTGGAAATTATATTACCTTATTTTCTTATATATTTATACTTAATTCAGGAATGCTCATATTGGCATATAAGAAAAAATGGAAGATAGTAAGCATCCTCAGTTATGTATTAACATTTGTTTTCTATAGTTTCTGGCTAATTACCTCCTTTCGTTCAGAAAATAGAGAAGGAGCAACAGTCTTTAGTGTGTTATTTTTCGTTCAATTTTATACTTTAGCATTAATAGAATTTTATAAAAATATAAAATTTTCTCCATATCAGATAGTTATTGTATTAAGTAACAATTTCATACTTTACTTATCTTTAATTTATATATACGATTTATATCCAAGAGATGTTAAAGGTTTGATAACTATGTTAATGGCAGTAATTAATGTAATACCCGTTTTCATATTATTAATTACCAAGCAGAAACAAAGCCTTTTTTTTCAATTACTTTTAGGAATCGTATTAGCATTTATAACTCTGGCCATACCTATTCAGTTAAAAGGAACAGTAATAACAATGTTCTGGGGAGTAGAATCAGTCATTGTTTTTTGGTTGTATAAAAATACAGGAATAAACATTTTCAAAAAAAGTTTTTATTTATTAATAGCCCTATCCATGCTATCACTCTTAAAAGACTATGTAAATGGTTATATTTCGGATATATTTTTAAACGGGATTGTAAATCTGGATCATTTTAGCATAGAGTATAAAACCATAACTATAAGTCCTATATTTATTACCGCATTGTTTATAATCTTATGTTTATTGATTATTAAATATATGATTAAAAATTGTGAATCAGTAGAATTAAATTCTCAAACATTAAAAATATTCGGCATATCCAATATAAAGGAATGGATTATAAACAGTATTTGGTTCTTAGGTTTTATCTTTCCCTTATCTGAGCTTACCTCTCAATTATATGAAAGATACTACGCTTTTCCTCAGATTGCATTATTGCAAGGGGTTTATATATACACTTATGCAGCCATTTACTATTTTATAAATCGTAAAAAAATATCAAAATTATCCTATATTGTATTGGGAGGACTAGTTATTTTATATTCAGTTATTTATCTATTAAAAGTAGTTTCCAACTCGACAGATATGATATTTTATTCTCCTAAATTCAGGTTAACGCTCCATTTAATACATTATTTAACCATCCCACTTTTTATCTATTTAGTTAAATTGTTTTGTAATAAAAATACAAATCAGAACAACGAAATTCCTTATTGGATTGTAGCCGTTTCATCATTAATTGCTCTTAGTGTCGAAATTGATAATACTGTATTGTTAAAATATTCGCATACTGTGCTGTTTGATATACATACAATTGTATATCCAATAATTTGGGGGATATCCGGTCTGATATTAATTATACTGGGCATGAAAAAAAATAAAGTTATTCTCAGAAAAATATCACTGGCTTTGTTTGGTTTAATAATTTTGAAATTGTATTTATATGATATATGGCAAATGAGCCAGACAGGTAAAATTATATCTTTTATACTTTTAGGAATCATTTTACTTTGCACGTCATTTTTATATCAAAAATTAAAAATTTTGATTAAAAACGAAGATGAGTCTAAAAGTGAAGAAACCGACCTTAAATAG
- a CDS encoding DUF3810 domain-containing protein, translated as MKKIKVNIEGLISLLILQFFLYQIIKMSMGTGENMYIRFLLKIKSLFNSVFGLIPFSVGDCLYLLFGIFLMFCLSKGIFLLVKKNKQKSSKYFISLLLIINIFYCIFMLSFGLLYGVKQFVEFDKTQDKVNENDLKVVANYLLNNCRELRENISTNKKGEFAIDTKEMISVLYKEQSLFFETPQQKPNVKVSMYSSIMRKVGVAGYYNPFTGEAQFVEGYPDTSIPFTIAHEMGHQAGIAGEREANFYSFYMGENSSDKEFQYSVKYKALMFILRELYTKDSMFSKRILDNFSKGMKKDREREVKFYSQSSNLGSDIFLYMNDTYLKSNNQEGVSEYSRVVKMIINFYKYSYPSLFAEAKKSQLPVDNTQ; from the coding sequence ATGAAAAAAATAAAAGTAAATATCGAAGGGCTAATATCTCTCTTGATTCTTCAGTTTTTTTTATACCAGATCATTAAAATGAGTATGGGAACAGGAGAAAATATGTATATTCGATTCCTGCTTAAAATTAAAAGTTTATTCAATAGTGTTTTCGGTCTGATTCCTTTTTCTGTTGGTGATTGTTTGTATTTACTATTTGGAATCTTTTTAATGTTTTGTTTATCTAAAGGAATTTTTTTATTAGTTAAAAAAAATAAACAAAAATCTTCTAAATATTTTATATCATTATTACTAATAATTAATATATTTTATTGTATATTTATGCTGTCTTTTGGATTATTATATGGTGTTAAGCAATTTGTCGAGTTTGATAAAACTCAAGATAAAGTAAATGAAAATGACTTAAAAGTAGTTGCTAATTATCTATTAAATAATTGCCGTGAATTGCGAGAAAATATTTCTACTAATAAAAAAGGAGAATTTGCCATTGATACTAAAGAAATGATTTCAGTTCTTTATAAAGAACAAAGTTTATTTTTTGAAACACCACAACAAAAGCCAAATGTAAAAGTGTCTATGTATAGTTCTATAATGCGAAAAGTAGGTGTGGCCGGTTATTATAATCCTTTTACAGGTGAAGCACAATTTGTTGAAGGATATCCGGATACCTCAATACCATTTACTATAGCTCATGAAATGGGTCATCAGGCAGGAATAGCAGGAGAAAGAGAGGCTAATTTCTATTCTTTTTATATGGGTGAAAATTCTTCTGATAAAGAATTTCAGTATAGTGTAAAATATAAAGCTTTAATGTTCATTTTAAGAGAATTGTATACTAAAGATTCCATGTTTTCCAAACGTATTTTGGATAATTTTTCTAAAGGAATGAAAAAGGACAGAGAAAGAGAAGTTAAGTTTTATTCACAAAGTTCTAACCTGGGATCTGATATATTCTTATATATGAATGATACATATTTAAAATCAAATAATCAGGAAGGAGTTTCAGAGTACAGCCGAGTGGTGAAAATGATTATAAACTTTTATAAGTATAGCTACCCATCATTGTTTGCAGAAGCTAAAAAATCCCAGCTGCCAGTAGATAATACTCAATGA